A DNA window from Verrucomicrobiota bacterium contains the following coding sequences:
- a CDS encoding FHA domain-containing protein: protein MSNNQLPEYLQFHGQSFKTGRLNVASTSKNGEIYLHHGKVVYAETEDKSGLLALFTLLLTEGSTVEWTESVSAPQMLFNESVDALLFQLAQLEDNGQTDEESLSSIFEAVDRKSEAIKLTDLKNYSASFEVLNTDFKGFVFYLKKTKNLIGRAEDCDIILPDSSVSGHHATITIEPTCIRIADLGSTNGCFVNGELVTDEIIQLGDELVVGTVQLQMSLKLQRNIKLDDESAEAASGQNASPALTEKVDPGVLRGKTAKVTGPITWKNLSKDDDKKDKMTGIFGKMFSKKP, encoded by the coding sequence ATGTCAAACAATCAACTACCAGAATACTTACAATTTCATGGACAATCTTTCAAAACGGGGCGGCTCAACGTTGCTTCTACTTCTAAGAATGGCGAAATCTATCTGCATCACGGCAAGGTCGTTTATGCCGAAACTGAAGATAAGTCAGGCCTATTAGCATTGTTTACTTTATTACTTACTGAAGGGTCGACGGTAGAATGGACAGAGAGTGTTTCAGCACCTCAAATGCTTTTTAACGAATCTGTCGATGCCTTACTCTTCCAATTAGCTCAACTCGAAGACAATGGGCAAACAGATGAGGAATCGTTGAGTTCGATCTTTGAAGCTGTCGACCGCAAATCAGAGGCCATCAAATTAACAGATCTCAAAAACTATTCCGCATCATTCGAAGTTCTCAATACGGACTTTAAAGGATTTGTCTTCTACTTAAAAAAGACCAAGAACCTTATCGGAAGAGCTGAAGATTGTGACATTATCCTGCCCGATAGTTCAGTCTCTGGGCACCATGCGACCATCACTATAGAACCAACTTGCATTCGGATTGCTGATTTAGGCTCTACAAACGGTTGCTTCGTAAATGGCGAATTAGTTACCGATGAAATTATTCAACTTGGTGACGAACTTGTTGTGGGCACAGTTCAGTTGCAAATGAGTTTAAAACTTCAGCGTAATATTAAGCTTGATGATGAATCCGCTGAAGCTGCTTCTGGACAAAATGCTAGCCCTGCTCTCACCGAAAAGGTTGATCCCGGAGTCCTCCGAGGAAAGACTGCCAAGGTTACCGGGCCCATCACTTGGAAGAACCTCTCCAAGGATGATGATAAGAAAGATAAAATGACAGGCATCTTCGGCAAAATGTTTAGCAAAAAGCCTTAA
- a CDS encoding SAM-dependent chlorinase/fluorinase, with amino-acid sequence MIEEPKLPVIGLITDFGDKDWYVSQMKGAIQQIEPDARIIDLTHHLEAFKVEEASFVVAKAARYFPKGSVFVVVVDPGVGTERKGIAVETKSGNIFVGPDNGVLSYVYAQQGVAKAHLLEEAKYFLREQVSTTFHGRDIFGPVAAHLANGVPMTDLGPEADKLLQLELPKPVKVDNRLKGEVVYIDHYGNAITNITREEMQDAQYDLLVKVRIGSTRASIPYVETYGKGPTNKRLFCLINSEGDLEFSVNSGNAAKALKLKVGNKVEIQL; translated from the coding sequence ATGATTGAGGAACCTAAGTTACCAGTGATAGGGTTGATAACTGATTTTGGAGATAAAGACTGGTACGTTAGTCAGATGAAGGGGGCAATCCAACAAATAGAACCAGATGCTAGAATCATAGATCTTACCCATCATCTAGAAGCCTTCAAAGTTGAAGAAGCCTCTTTTGTTGTAGCGAAAGCCGCTAGATATTTTCCCAAAGGATCGGTCTTTGTAGTCGTTGTTGATCCTGGTGTAGGGACCGAGCGAAAGGGTATAGCTGTTGAAACGAAGAGTGGAAATATTTTTGTGGGCCCTGATAACGGGGTGTTGAGTTATGTTTATGCGCAACAAGGTGTAGCGAAGGCGCATTTATTAGAAGAGGCTAAGTATTTTCTGAGAGAGCAGGTTTCTACGACCTTTCATGGGAGAGATATTTTTGGTCCTGTAGCAGCCCATTTGGCTAATGGTGTGCCAATGACGGATCTGGGACCTGAGGCTGATAAGCTCTTGCAGCTAGAACTACCGAAGCCTGTAAAAGTTGATAATCGGCTCAAAGGAGAGGTGGTGTATATAGATCATTATGGTAACGCCATTACCAATATTACGCGTGAGGAAATGCAAGATGCACAGTATGATCTTTTAGTTAAGGTGAGGATAGGTTCAACAAGAGCCTCTATTCCATATGTGGAGACCTATGGAAAAGGGCCTACCAATAAAAGGCTCTTTTGTCTTATCAATAGTGAAGGGGATCTCGAGTTTTCGGTAAATAGTGGAAATGCTGCCAAGGCTCTAAAATTAAAAGTCGGGAATAAGGTAGAGATTCAACTCTAG
- a CDS encoding DUF393 domain-containing protein codes for MSEKSRNLLFYDSDCGFCQASVDWMASRDTQKLIRFVRYDDKETLHKHPQIDPEHVDLGVQFLNAQGRHSFDSLAIADTLKLLPNYGWLGTFITLPVIRFFAQLGYRAIAKNRHYISRLLGLNACKI; via the coding sequence ATGTCAGAGAAATCACGCAACCTTCTTTTTTACGACTCAGATTGCGGCTTTTGTCAGGCCAGTGTCGACTGGATGGCATCCAGGGACACGCAAAAGCTCATACGATTTGTTCGTTATGATGACAAAGAAACGCTTCATAAGCACCCTCAAATAGATCCCGAGCATGTTGACTTAGGAGTTCAATTTCTAAACGCGCAGGGACGCCACAGCTTTGATTCACTAGCAATCGCAGATACTCTCAAGCTACTCCCTAACTACGGCTGGCTTGGCACTTTCATTACGCTACCCGTCATTAGGTTCTTCGCTCAGTTAGGCTACCGGGCTATTGCAAAAAACCGACACTATATATCACGGCTACTCGGTCTGAATGCATGCAAGATCTAG
- a CDS encoding MlaD family protein, which yields MSSADHPETKIHQKKGLPLFWIVPVLAIGVTAYLIYQTISERGPEIEIIFKSAKGLVEGKTALKYDGVKVGLVDSVKLSPNLQTVIVKAHLYPSASELARSGSQFWIVYPQIGLEGVTGLDTLIAGNHINIQAGKGPLTSSFRGLEGPPPRDPNSPDLYVTIYSREMPSLRAGAPVLFRKHPIGTVEELDFDTETHMSQIDVRIDAEYKKLIHKNSIFIDYSGININVGVDGIEVKSDSLISVAYGGIIAVTPDQETNPAPLAENDDQFRFFRSDDEALRKSAKIANTSKGDHDYVIELNLEDGIGITPEKTELRYKGVSVGTVSSIEFSEDGEEMIAQVTLERKLKHLAKDGTQFILVYPEIQIEGLSRLSINTQILKGAYIKIEEGEGTGELKDRFDLISYPREMYQPMEGLRVTLLANQVGKLAKASPVYYRGFQVGQIEGFALASDGTSVEIEAVIEQRYAALVRQNSRFWNVSGIDSQLSLMGGLQVKTQSFTGVFEGAVSFVTPENKNMGAEAEDGARYTLYEEPGKNWSSWKPTIPLN from the coding sequence ATGAGCAGCGCAGACCATCCAGAAACTAAAATACACCAAAAGAAAGGCCTCCCTTTATTCTGGATAGTGCCTGTCCTCGCTATTGGTGTAACAGCTTATTTAATCTATCAAACCATCTCTGAAAGAGGCCCCGAGATCGAGATTATCTTTAAAAGTGCTAAGGGGCTTGTTGAAGGCAAAACAGCACTGAAGTATGACGGAGTGAAAGTAGGGCTTGTCGACTCTGTAAAGCTCTCTCCTAATCTACAAACTGTCATCGTGAAAGCTCATCTATATCCGTCAGCTAGCGAGTTAGCTCGCTCTGGTAGCCAGTTTTGGATTGTTTACCCACAAATTGGCTTGGAAGGTGTAACAGGGCTCGATACACTCATCGCAGGAAATCACATCAATATACAAGCGGGGAAGGGACCTCTCACTTCTTCCTTCAGAGGACTAGAAGGCCCACCTCCTAGAGATCCTAATTCTCCCGATCTTTATGTCACCATTTATTCCCGCGAAATGCCCTCATTGCGAGCAGGTGCCCCAGTCCTTTTTAGAAAGCACCCGATCGGTACAGTCGAAGAACTAGATTTTGACACAGAAACTCACATGTCTCAAATTGATGTTCGCATAGACGCAGAATACAAAAAATTAATCCATAAAAATTCTATTTTTATCGACTACAGCGGTATCAATATCAATGTCGGCGTCGACGGTATTGAGGTTAAATCTGACTCGCTTATTTCAGTAGCATATGGCGGCATAATAGCTGTCACTCCTGACCAAGAGACTAATCCAGCTCCACTGGCAGAAAACGATGACCAATTCAGATTTTTTAGGTCTGATGATGAAGCTTTGCGGAAATCAGCAAAAATTGCCAATACCTCTAAAGGTGATCACGACTATGTGATTGAGCTAAATCTTGAAGATGGCATTGGCATCACTCCTGAGAAGACAGAATTGCGTTATAAAGGCGTCTCCGTAGGCACGGTCAGCAGTATTGAATTTTCTGAGGATGGGGAAGAAATGATTGCCCAAGTAACCCTAGAAAGAAAACTTAAACACCTGGCAAAAGATGGAACCCAATTTATCTTGGTTTATCCAGAAATTCAAATTGAAGGCCTATCTCGCTTAAGTATTAACACTCAGATTTTAAAAGGCGCCTACATCAAAATCGAAGAGGGCGAAGGGACAGGTGAACTGAAAGATCGTTTTGATCTAATTTCTTATCCAAGAGAAATGTACCAACCCATGGAAGGACTAAGGGTTACCCTGCTAGCTAATCAAGTGGGCAAGCTAGCCAAAGCCTCTCCAGTCTATTACCGGGGCTTTCAGGTTGGACAGATAGAAGGTTTTGCACTTGCTTCTGATGGCACTTCAGTAGAAATCGAAGCAGTTATTGAGCAACGTTATGCAGCTTTAGTCAGACAAAATTCCCGCTTCTGGAATGTGAGCGGAATCGATAGTCAACTTAGCCTCATGGGAGGACTCCAAGTTAAAACACAATCCTTTACAGGTGTTTTTGAGGGTGCGGTTTCTTTTGTGACCCCTGAAAATAAAAACATGGGTGCAGAGGCAGAGGATGGCGCAAGATATACCCTTTATGAAGAACCAGGCAAAAACTGGTCCTCCTGGAAGCCTACCATCCCTTTGAACTGA
- a CDS encoding paraquat-inducible protein A, translated as MSRICVSSRLISCSVCGLTQQRPRLQEGEIATCTRCNEDLEERHDSTIIKAFAFSLGSLCLLLPANIFPILYFNYSGQWKENWIISGFTLLYVQGSPITAFMVLFTSFLAPILLHLLIMVACGSILFKPLHGVSRKIWNFLFEFKEWGMLDIYLVGLGVGAIKLLGMGDVATRPGLFCVFAFVLLSSISLGMLEPKRIWQRLRQQAPQKKEHHAEVKNIIVCNHCGTVLESEGDASNQSCPVCQASLEDHDDKGFKQAWWFLHSATLLYLPGNIFPVMTIILKADRGSYTVMGGIEYLWHHGDIVPAVVVFIASMIVPVAKIITLYTLFFTYKNGQNPLLKTKLFLWVKALGRWSMVDIFVLSILVALGQLGIVATVDPEIGAIPFCGMIVFTMLAANSFKPKAFWQYSEEIKQENQQPESPLPA; from the coding sequence GTGAGCAGAATCTGCGTTTCTTCCAGGCTTATCTCTTGCTCGGTCTGTGGTCTGACTCAACAAAGGCCCCGGCTTCAAGAAGGTGAAATAGCCACTTGCACTCGCTGCAATGAGGACCTAGAGGAACGTCATGACTCGACTATCATCAAAGCTTTTGCTTTTTCTCTAGGAAGCTTATGTCTTCTGCTACCTGCCAATATTTTTCCCATACTCTACTTCAACTATAGCGGACAATGGAAAGAAAACTGGATCATCTCCGGTTTTACCCTGCTTTATGTACAAGGGAGTCCGATCACTGCTTTCATGGTTCTATTCACAAGTTTTCTAGCCCCCATCCTGCTTCATTTACTCATCATGGTTGCTTGTGGATCCATACTTTTTAAACCACTGCATGGAGTTTCCCGTAAAATATGGAACTTTTTATTTGAATTCAAAGAATGGGGCATGCTGGACATCTACTTGGTAGGACTAGGTGTTGGTGCCATAAAGCTCCTCGGCATGGGCGATGTGGCAACTCGACCTGGTCTTTTCTGTGTGTTTGCATTTGTATTACTTTCTAGCATCTCACTAGGGATGCTAGAGCCTAAAAGGATTTGGCAACGTTTACGCCAGCAAGCTCCGCAGAAAAAAGAACATCATGCAGAAGTAAAAAATATAATTGTCTGTAATCACTGTGGAACGGTATTGGAGAGCGAGGGCGATGCATCCAACCAATCATGCCCGGTTTGCCAAGCATCCTTAGAAGACCATGACGACAAAGGCTTTAAACAAGCTTGGTGGTTCCTTCACTCCGCAACACTTTTATACCTGCCTGGTAACATCTTTCCTGTTATGACGATTATTCTCAAAGCAGATAGGGGCTCATACACTGTCATGGGTGGAATAGAATACCTATGGCACCATGGGGACATCGTACCAGCGGTCGTGGTCTTTATTGCGAGTATGATCGTTCCTGTTGCAAAAATAATTACCCTATATACGCTATTTTTCACTTATAAAAACGGACAGAATCCATTACTCAAAACCAAATTGTTCCTCTGGGTCAAGGCACTTGGTCGCTGGTCTATGGTCGATATTTTTGTTCTTTCTATCCTCGTAGCTCTTGGACAACTTGGCATTGTTGCCACAGTCGATCCAGAAATCGGAGCTATTCCCTTTTGCGGTATGATTGTTTTCACCATGCTCGCGGCAAACTCCTTTAAGCCCAAGGCCTTTTGGCAGTACTCTGAAGAAATCAAACAAGAAAACCAACAACCAGAAAGTCCCCTACCCGCATGA
- a CDS encoding DUF4410 domain-containing protein has protein sequence MMKRIPYLSRSIIGCITILGMVGCASVSTDLTRHNSAFAPSTKPQTIYITDFSTIGEFNVDRQGQELAEFKRDTQKMMTTALVERFRKHLGPSYAVFAADQAPAGNHILVTGSFALVNQGSRALRAGIGFGAGGTKMETAVYVYNLSNSSTSQLPFLTFRTTGGSGAMPGAVSGAATASAIRAAVSAISGSAKGLTEDTLRTSRMITAEISDFYFQKGWIAEEDRLNPKQTGQPLNIQ, from the coding sequence ATGATGAAAAGAATTCCCTACTTATCTAGAAGCATTATTGGTTGTATCACTATTCTTGGCATGGTTGGTTGCGCTTCAGTTAGCACCGATTTAACTAGACACAATTCTGCATTCGCGCCATCAACTAAGCCTCAAACAATCTACATCACTGACTTTAGCACCATTGGAGAATTCAACGTTGATCGCCAAGGCCAGGAACTCGCTGAGTTCAAAAGGGATACACAGAAAATGATGACTACAGCTTTGGTGGAGCGGTTTCGTAAACACCTTGGTCCAAGCTATGCGGTTTTCGCAGCTGATCAAGCACCTGCTGGAAATCATATCCTAGTCACGGGTTCCTTTGCTCTGGTTAATCAAGGAAGTCGAGCGCTCAGAGCAGGTATCGGCTTTGGCGCTGGAGGAACTAAAATGGAAACGGCCGTATATGTCTACAACTTGTCTAACTCATCTACCTCTCAACTGCCATTCCTGACTTTTAGAACTACCGGTGGAAGCGGAGCTATGCCAGGTGCTGTATCAGGTGCAGCCACAGCTAGTGCAATCCGTGCTGCTGTTTCAGCAATTAGCGGATCTGCCAAAGGGCTAACTGAAGATACCTTAAGAACTTCACGTATGATTACTGCAGAAATCTCAGATTTTTATTTCCAGAAGGGCTGGATAGCTGAAGAAGATAGGCTTAATCCAAAACAAACCGGGCAACCTCTCAATATTCAATAA
- a CDS encoding N-acetylmuramoyl-L-alanine amidase yields the protein MGASISNTLSRSIYLPSWVIILPLALLLLKTKNTFANISLSGESPEWRLLNKYQQSIDREEFEALLNKYYSIDGYIYEYLEITDQSVTVYEDIEKSKPLWTLLFSQDPQSLQEQKDRFEFFNKLSFNYRPLPLYGKRICLDPGHIGGIWSKLEERHMQVRNGNYPPIKEGDLTTITCQHIERLLRASGATVVWTREDQNPVTSLRPHHLFGETLEIYSNKLETDRSLRYTNSRTLTRVMLWSNLLFYRVFEISARAEKIAKLNPDFTICVHFNAAPDRNPMRPRLFNVNKLVIFTNGSYTSEEIDDEWQRYHLMRKVLEKSIYKEIDMSEKIIEQLVKKWDVSPENYDSWPMANRVSENDYVWSRNLLANRLYPGPVIFIEGPYMNDKKTFNRLIQGDYEGIRIIDNIPQRSLFREFAEGIVDGIIKYYSSDKE from the coding sequence ATGGGGGCGAGCATTTCAAATACATTGTCTCGATCAATTTATCTACCTAGTTGGGTCATTATCCTACCGCTCGCCCTACTTCTGTTAAAAACCAAAAACACATTTGCCAACATTTCACTTTCAGGCGAGTCTCCAGAGTGGCGGCTACTCAATAAGTACCAACAAAGCATTGATCGAGAAGAGTTCGAAGCACTGCTTAATAAATATTATTCAATCGATGGCTATATCTATGAATACCTAGAAATTACCGATCAATCCGTCACAGTCTATGAGGACATAGAAAAATCAAAGCCACTATGGACACTCTTGTTCTCACAGGATCCTCAAAGTCTTCAAGAACAAAAGGACCGCTTTGAATTCTTCAACAAGCTATCCTTTAATTACCGCCCCCTTCCACTATACGGAAAACGTATCTGCTTAGATCCAGGACATATCGGTGGAATATGGTCCAAACTTGAAGAACGACACATGCAAGTTCGCAATGGAAACTATCCGCCCATTAAAGAGGGTGACTTAACCACTATTACTTGCCAGCACATTGAAAGATTGTTAAGAGCATCTGGTGCGACAGTCGTTTGGACACGGGAGGACCAAAATCCCGTCACTTCTTTAAGACCTCATCACCTCTTTGGCGAAACACTCGAAATCTATAGCAATAAGCTAGAGACAGACCGAAGCTTGCGCTACACAAACAGCCGCACACTCACGCGTGTCATGCTATGGTCCAACCTCCTCTTTTACCGAGTATTTGAAATTTCTGCACGCGCTGAAAAAATTGCCAAACTTAATCCTGACTTCACTATCTGTGTACATTTCAATGCTGCACCAGATCGTAACCCGATGCGTCCACGACTTTTTAACGTCAATAAATTAGTCATCTTCACAAATGGTTCTTATACCTCTGAAGAGATAGACGATGAATGGCAACGCTACCACTTAATGCGAAAAGTATTGGAAAAATCTATCTATAAGGAGATTGATATGTCAGAAAAGATCATCGAACAGCTGGTAAAGAAATGGGATGTTTCACCAGAAAACTATGATAGCTGGCCTATGGCTAACCGCGTGAGTGAAAATGATTATGTGTGGTCAAGAAACCTTTTGGCCAACCGCTTATATCCAGGACCGGTCATCTTTATTGAAGGCCCCTATATGAATGACAAGAAAACCTTCAACCGCCTTATCCAAGGCGATTACGAAGGAATTCGCATCATAGATAATATTCCTCAAAGAAGCCTTTTTCGAGAGTTTGCCGAAGGCATTGTCGACGGCATCATCAAATATTATTCATCCGACAAGGAATGA
- the mazG gene encoding nucleoside triphosphate pyrophosphohydrolase, with amino-acid sequence MEKLLEVMSRLRGPGGCPWDQEQTHQSIRPQVLEECYELLEAIDEQDDKLMKEELGDVLLHVVFHSQLAKERGAFDFEDVSCSIVDKLIRRHPHVFGDQKVSSSDKVLQKWQELKAKEKPERTGALDGIPKVLPALIEAQEVQKKAGHVGFDWAEVKEVMLKLREEVEEIQEVLDNISGEQDAQARLEEEVGDLFFVVVNLARHLKCDAEQSCRLATRKFRHRFEQVEEMIQARGMRMQDCSLEEMELCWQEVKSGETIKGG; translated from the coding sequence ATGGAAAAATTACTAGAGGTTATGTCCCGTTTAAGAGGTCCTGGAGGCTGCCCTTGGGACCAGGAGCAAACCCATCAGTCTATTCGTCCCCAAGTCTTAGAAGAATGTTACGAGCTTCTAGAAGCGATTGATGAGCAGGATGACAAGCTCATGAAAGAAGAGCTTGGAGATGTGTTGCTGCATGTAGTTTTTCATTCCCAATTAGCGAAAGAAAGAGGGGCTTTTGATTTTGAGGATGTTTCTTGTAGCATAGTAGATAAGCTTATTCGCAGACATCCTCATGTCTTTGGTGATCAGAAGGTTAGTAGCAGTGACAAAGTTTTGCAAAAATGGCAGGAGCTTAAAGCAAAAGAAAAACCTGAGAGAACTGGAGCCTTAGATGGCATACCTAAGGTATTACCTGCATTGATAGAAGCGCAGGAAGTACAAAAAAAAGCGGGACATGTTGGCTTTGATTGGGCGGAGGTCAAAGAGGTCATGCTCAAGCTTCGTGAAGAAGTGGAAGAAATACAAGAAGTCTTGGATAACATTAGTGGAGAGCAAGACGCCCAGGCTAGGTTGGAGGAAGAGGTTGGAGATTTATTCTTTGTGGTGGTTAATCTAGCTCGTCATTTGAAATGTGATGCCGAGCAATCTTGTCGCCTGGCAACGCGTAAATTCCGCCATCGTTTTGAGCAGGTAGAAGAAATGATTCAAGCAAGAGGGATGAGAATGCAAGATTGTTCTTTAGAAGAAATGGAGCTATGTTGGCAAGAAGTCAAATCAGGCGAGACTATCAAAGGAGGATAG
- a CDS encoding ion channel, whose amino-acid sequence MKYLPDHVKIMNGLVQRLLDWKYSCFFINILIIVFLELANTEQNSQGGGSFFRRLFLGVAMALIAYPLLKKSQHRLFMLAFFVLVSVFVQAAYFLNREVEVTYYYIIHIAAVLRMSFMLLVLILIIRDILSKKSLVSDDVMGALSVYLMFGLLFADAYISVLALDPESTLSIPFEQLKIGDIYYFSYITLSTIGYGDITPVSPIARALTILEGVIGVMFLATMVAKVVSEFSVHKE is encoded by the coding sequence ATGAAATATTTACCTGACCATGTAAAAATCATGAATGGATTAGTTCAGAGATTACTGGATTGGAAATATAGTTGTTTTTTTATCAATATTCTTATCATCGTCTTTTTAGAACTAGCAAATACTGAACAAAATAGCCAAGGAGGAGGGAGTTTTTTTAGGCGTCTTTTTTTAGGTGTTGCTATGGCTCTTATAGCCTACCCTTTGTTAAAGAAGTCTCAGCATAGACTGTTCATGTTAGCATTCTTTGTTTTGGTTAGTGTTTTTGTGCAGGCCGCATATTTCCTGAATCGAGAGGTTGAAGTTACTTATTATTACATTATTCATATTGCTGCCGTGTTGCGTATGAGTTTTATGCTCCTTGTTCTGATCTTAATCATTCGAGATATACTTAGTAAAAAGTCTTTAGTTTCCGATGATGTGATGGGCGCTTTGAGTGTTTATTTGATGTTCGGTTTGTTATTTGCGGATGCCTATATCTCAGTTTTGGCTCTAGACCCGGAGAGCACGTTGAGCATTCCATTTGAGCAATTGAAAATAGGTGATATCTACTATTTCAGCTATATTACGCTTTCCACTATTGGTTATGGAGATATCACGCCTGTATCACCTATAGCCCGCGCTTTGACTATTCTGGAAGGCGTCATAGGTGTTATGTTTTTAGCGACAATGGTTGCTAAGGTAGTATCTGAGTTTAGCGTGCACAAAGAGTGA